Proteins encoded in a region of the Eschrichtius robustus isolate mEscRob2 chromosome 14, mEscRob2.pri, whole genome shotgun sequence genome:
- the LOC137776190 gene encoding protein FAM246C codes for MAAEPRRPWAQARSAYGASEALRRAVGRRPDPGPQPHRPSPNEARAPGRLARPRCQLRAEAAARADAPRLPRLVERAGAAAGAGEPEEARSRGSVCSVCGEPRGGATYPAGVLEVSERQLQEGLAAVRAELGAGLEALRAELRAQLDALRALLPPLPPAPREPRVPRGPALLRALGTVNALAAGARPTDNASDSPADGGASRAPARKNLKKTPPGAPQGGGD; via the coding sequence atGGCGGCAGAGCCCCGGCGCCCGTGGGCCCAGGCGCGCAGCGCGTACGGTGCCAGTGAGGCGCTGCGGCGCGCGGTGGGCCGCCGGCCGGACCCCGGGCCGCAGCCCCACAGGCCGAGCCCCAACGAAGCCCGCGCCCCAGGCCGCCTGGCGCGCCCGCGGTGCCAGCTCCGGGCTGAGGCGGCGGCGCGGGCCGACGCGCCCCGGCTGCCACGGCTGGTGGAGCGCGCGGGGGCCGCGGCGGGGGCCGGGGAGCCCGAGGAGGCGCGCAGCCGCGGCTCCGTGTGCTCCGTGTGCGGGGAGCCGCGCGGCGGGGCCACCTACCCGGCGGGCGTCTTGGAGGTGAGCGAGCGGCAGCTGCAGGAGGGCCTGGCGGCCGTGCGCGCCGAGCTGGGCGCGGGGCTGGAGGCGCTGCGCGCGGAGCTGCGGGCCCAGCTGGACGCCCTGCGCGCGCTGCTGCCGCCTCTGCCACCCGCTCCCCGCGAGCCCCGCGTTCCTCGCGGCCCGGCCCTGCTGCGGGCGCTGGGCACCGTGAATGCCCTGGCTGCGGGCGCAAGGCCCACCGACAACGCCTCGGACAGCCCGGCCGACGGCGGCGCGAGCCGGGCCCCGGCCCGGAAGAACCTCAAGAAGACCCCGCCCGGGGCCCCGCAGGGCGGCGGGGATTAA
- the LOC137776191 gene encoding LOW QUALITY PROTEIN: carbonic anhydrase 15-like (The sequence of the model RefSeq protein was modified relative to this genomic sequence to represent the inferred CDS: inserted 1 base in 1 codon; deleted 3 bases in 2 codons) yields MRSPDLALAFLAVPLVVRADSEGAWCYDSQDTKCGPTHWKEMAPACGGPGQSPINIDLHRVQWDPTLGPFIFQGYDSAPPGPWTLENDGHAVLCTDAGPQSLLEMQGARLPPPAYRALQLHFHWGDPGRAGSEHSLDGQHHPMEMHVVHTNTRYQSIGEARGHPDGLAVLAVLLTDQDSENANFSAVXSGLKNVSARGASVNQASTFPLASLLLGASGLSRFYRYAGSLTTRCCEPVVLWTVFEDAVPIGRAQVAQFRIVTQGGPPPPGSRPAPLTEDLRPQQPLGLRRVVAFPSASVRAAAPTPARGHGALLGLGLSLWL; encoded by the exons ATGCGGTCCCCAGACTTGGCGCTCGCCTTCCTCGCCGTGCCGCTGGTGGTGCGCGCCGACTCGGAGG GTGCCTGGTGCTATGACTCCCAGGACACAAAGTGTG gccccacccactgGAAGGAGATGGCCCCAGCCTGTGGGGGCCCAGGCCAGTCCCCCATCAACATCGACCTTCACCGGGTCCAGTGGGACCCCACCCTTGGACCTTTCATCTTCCAAGGCTATGACTCAGCACCTCCAGGCCCGTGGACCCTGGAGAATGATGGTCATGCAG TGCTCTGCACGGACGCTGGTCCACAGAGCCTGCTGGAGATGCAGGGCGCCAGGCTGCCACCACCAGCGTACCGTGCCCTGCAGCTGCACTTCCACTGG GGGGATCCCGGGCGAGCAGGCTCAGAGCACAGCCTGGACGGGCAGCACCACCCCATGGAG ATGCACGTGGTCCATACGAACACCCGGTACCAGAGCATAGGGGAGGCCCGAGGTCACCCTGATGGTCTGGCAGTGCTGGCCGTGCTCTTGACG GATCAGGACTCTGAGAACGCCAACTTTTCGGCCG TGTCGGGCCTGAAGAATGTGTCTGCGCGCG GGGCCTCCGTGAACCAGGCGTCCACCTTCCCGCTGGCCTCGCTGCTGCTGGGCGCCTCTGGCCTCTCGCGCTTCTACCGCTACGCGGGGTCGCTGACCACGCGGTGCTGCGAGCCCGTGGTGCTCTGGACGGTCTTCGAGGACGCGGTCCCCATCGGGCGCGCGCAG GTGGCCCAGTTCCGGATCGTGACCCAGggcgggcccccc ccccccggctccCGCCCCGCGCCGCTCACGGAGGACTTACGGCCGCAGCAGCCTCTCGGCTTACGCAGGGTTGTAGCTTTCCCCAGCGCCTCGGTCCGCGCGGCAGCCCCCACCCCGGCCCGAGGGCACGGGGCTCTcctgggcctggggctcagcCTGTGGCTCTGA